A region of the Microcoleus sp. AS-A8 genome:
GATTGTGGGTGCGGGTTACTCTGGTGTTGAGTTAGCTTGCAAACTGGCAGAACGACTTGGCGATCGCGGACGCCTGCGGTTGATTGAAATGAGTGATATGATTCTCAGAACCTCAACAGATTTTAATCGCGATGCGGCTCATAAAGCTTTAAATGACCGGAGCGTTTGGATTGATTTGGAAACATCCGTGGCGTCGATTGAGCCAGATGCGATGTCGCTGCTCTATAAAGCACAGGTAGATACCATTCCCGTCGATCTGGTGTTGTGGACTGTGGGAACAAGGGTTGCGCCAGTTGTGCGTGCACTCTCGCTCAAGCAAAGCCAGCGGGGTCAGTTGACGGTAACACCCACACTCCAAGCCATTGACCATCCTGAAATTTTTGCGTTGGGCGACCTCGCTGATTGCCAGGATGCCGAAGGTCAACAAGTCCCCAACACGGCGCAAGCGGCATTCCAACAAGCCGATTATACCGCCTGGAATATCTGGGCTTCCCTCACGGGTCGTCCTCTGCTTCCCTTCCGTTATCAGCACTTAGGGGAGATGATGACCTTGGGGACAGACAATGCCACATTCACCGGTCTGGGAATCAAGTTAGATGGCCCCCTAGCCTACCTGACTCGGCGTCTTGCCTATCTCTATCGGATGCCGACTTTAGACCACAAGCTAAAAGTTGGCTTGAACTGGATGGCGCAACCTTTACTGGAGATGTTATCGGGAAATTCTTAGTTGAAAGAACATGCAACAACCGAAAGTGATTTTTCTCGATGCCGTCGGTACGCTGTTCGGGGTTCGGGGGAGTGTGGGCGAGGTGTATAGTGCGATCGCGCAAAGGTATGGCGTTCAAGTCCCAATTGACCCATTGAACCAAGCCTTTGTCCAAGCTTTTGCCAACACCAACCCCCCAGTTTTTCCTGGATGTTACCCTGACGAGATTCCCCAGTGCGAATTTGAGTGGTGGCGCGTGATTGCCCAGCGCACGTTTCAACAAGTTGGCGTGCTTCACCAATTTGTTGATTTCGATGATTTTTTTGACCAACTCTACAATTACTTTGCCACGGCTGAACCTTGGTTTATCTATCCCGATGTGCTTCCGGCTTTGCAGGCGTGGCAACGGATTGGGATTGAGATGGGTATTGTGTCTAATTTTGATTCCCGTCTTGATTATGTATTAGACGCGCTGAACCTAAAGGAGTTTTTTACCTCTATCACCGTTTCTACCCAGGCGGGTGTCGCTAAACCTGACTCCCGAATTTTTTCCATTGCCTTACAAAAACATTTGTGTGAACCTCAGGAGGCATGGCATATTGGGGATAGCTTTACCCAAGACTTCCAGGGGGCTAAGGCCGCGGGCATCCGAGCCATTTTACTGGAACGCAAGAATCAGATGCTAGGAGCTTGACCTCCTCACCGCCGTGGAACGATGGTGATTCCCAAACCTCACGATTTGAGTTTCTGTTTCCTTCCCTTACGGGTTTTTCGCAACTGCCCTTCAGACTCATGCCTGTCAGGTCTTATGTTCGCTCCGCAGACTTTCACCGCTAATCCAGCGGCGAGAAGATTATGAGCGGCATTAATATCACCATCATGGTGCGTTCCGCATTCCGGACAATCCCACTCTCTGATATTAAGCGGCCTTTTAGTCTTTTATTCCCCATACCCGAATCGTATGATCCCAACTACTACTGACGAGGGGGTGTCCATCGGGCGTTATGGCAACAGTCGCAACAGCACCTTGATGTCCTGACAAGCTGTGCAGTTGTTTTCCGGTACTCAGATTCCACAGTTGAATGTTCTCATCCCGACTGCAACTGATTAGCGTTTGCCCATCGGGACTGAACACCAGACTATTGACTTCGTCCCAATGTCCAACCAGAGTGTTGATCAGTTCTCCTGTATCCAACTCCCATAGCTTGATGGTCTTATCCTGACTTCCACTTGCCAGTATCTTTCCATTAGGACTAATCGCCAGACATTTCACCCCGTCTGAATGTCCAGTTAGGATATTAGCTGGGGCTTTGACTTTCGGGAGTCGCCACACCTTAATCGTATGGTCAGCACTACCACTCACCAGGATTTTCCCATTCGGTGTCAAGGCGAGCGCTTTTACCCCAGCTTCATGTTCCTCTAAGTGGGCAATAAAGTTACGCGTCTCTAAATTCCACAGATGGATCGTACTGTCTTCACTGCCAGTAATCAGTATTTTCCCATTCCGGTTCATGGCAATACAGTTAATCGAATCAGAATGTCCCATGAAGCTATACATGAGTCCATCACCGATGCTTCGACTGGTGGGAGAAATCGAATGATAGTTACCTATGGTGCTGAGATTCCAAACTATCGCCGTCTTGTCCCGACCGCCACTGACCAGAGTTTGCCCATCTTGACTTAAACATAGGGCATAAATTGAATCCGTATGTTTGGTAAGAGTACGGAGAATTTTGCCAGTTCCCAGGTGCCGTAGTGTAATCATGCGATCATTGCCGCCACTGGCCATTATCTGCCCGTCGGGAGTAATCGCGATCGCATAAGTTGTCGATTTTACGGTGGAATATCGGTACAGGCATTGGAAGCGTTCGTAAGGATTATAATCCTGCAATGCTTGTATGACGATTGGCTCTTGAGAGCCTTGGAGTAACGAGTATGCCGTTCGCTGTACCTGCCAAGAAGGGTCTTTTAACGCCCCAATCACCAGTTCTAAGCCTTCAACGCCATAATTCAACGCCTCTTTGAGGGCATTCATTCGTTGCACAACATGGGACGGACTATCCCCAAGATGGCTTCGACTTAAGCGTTGCTTGACTCCTTGCAGTCCCCCCAAAATTGCCCCGTACAGGGGGGTTGGAGTTTGACCGCCAAGGACAACATCATAGGCTCTAGGCTGATTGCGATTGTAAGTCATCTCCGTTTGGAACTGGTACTATTACCAGTGTTAGCACTGCTCTGGAAATAACGCCGCTTTTCGCTGACACCTCTCAAACGCCCAGCGATCCTAGAACCCAGAATTTCACTGATTCAATGGATTCCAGGGAGCTAAATCACAAGGAAAGACAAAAATTTCTGCACCGTGAAGCAACGCCTGCTGGTAAAGCCGTATCGCCTCCGCCAAACTAGAAAAAGTAATAGGAACCCATTGGTTCTCATAAGCACAGATGACGACTTTGGCGGTTGTGTAGTCTTCTCTCGGTAGTGGATTAGACCAACGTGAAATCATGAGTGATGCCCCTTAATTTTTCTACATATATTCTTTATGACTGTCATACATAAGTATTACTCCCTGTCTAAAGGAATAAATCTAAAGAAGGATTTTTGTCGGTCTGTAGGCTTTGGCCTCTTAGGAAATTAGCTCACCATCACAAAGCATTAGAATCGTATTCAGAAACGCTTTTAATTCGGGACATACTACGGCAGCATCCCTAAGATTTTTGCCTTCTAATATGCGCTTTGCATCCCGTGGTTTAACATAGCTGTCTCGACATTTGCCCAATTCAAACATTTCTTTAATGTGTTTAGACGGCGGTTTATTATGATTGACCTGCTCAGGTTGAGCACCGGGAGCTGACTTATCATGCTTCTTAGCCAGCTTTTGAATAGTCGGCCAAAAAGGTAAAAGCCAAGCTTCAAAATCATACTGTGCGGCATGAGGATGAAATTTAGGGTTATCTCCTACCCATCCTCTCATTTGGTTTTTAGCATCTTCTGCATCCTCAAAATCCTTCTTCTTAGAGTCTGTGTAAACATCTGTAAGTGCTATCACAGCATCATAATTATTTATATCGAGATAATTTTCAACAACACGCCTGAGCTTGTCTTTTTTAGGAATGCGACCGTGGTACGGTTTAGGAT
Encoded here:
- a CDS encoding HAD family hydrolase, with amino-acid sequence MQQPKVIFLDAVGTLFGVRGSVGEVYSAIAQRYGVQVPIDPLNQAFVQAFANTNPPVFPGCYPDEIPQCEFEWWRVIAQRTFQQVGVLHQFVDFDDFFDQLYNYFATAEPWFIYPDVLPALQAWQRIGIEMGIVSNFDSRLDYVLDALNLKEFFTSITVSTQAGVAKPDSRIFSIALQKHLCEPQEAWHIGDSFTQDFQGAKAAGIRAILLERKNQMLGA
- a CDS encoding DUF4276 family protein, whose product is MRIAILVEGKTEMAFMPSLRSFLSSRLEQRMPRLDPKPYHGRIPKKDKLRRVVENYLDINNYDAVIALTDVYTDSKKKDFEDAEDAKNQMRGWVGDNPKFHPHAAQYDFEAWLLPFWPTIQKLAKKHDKSAPGAQPEQVNHNKPPSKHIKEMFELGKCRDSYVKPRDAKRILEGKNLRDAAVVCPELKAFLNTILMLCDGELIS
- a CDS encoding WD40 repeat domain-containing protein, which encodes MITLRHLGTGKILRTLTKHTDSIYALCLSQDGQTLVSGGRDKTAIVWNLSTIGNYHSISPTSRSIGDGLMYSFMGHSDSINCIAMNRNGKILITGSEDSTIHLWNLETRNFIAHLEEHEAGVKALALTPNGKILVSGSADHTIKVWRLPKVKAPANILTGHSDGVKCLAISPNGKILASGSQDKTIKLWELDTGELINTLVGHWDEVNSLVFSPDGQTLISCSRDENIQLWNLSTGKQLHSLSGHQGAVATVAITPDGHPLVSSSWDHTIRVWGIKD
- a CDS encoding NAD(P)/FAD-dependent oxidoreductase; the encoded protein is MSEQPTRICILGGGFGGLYTALRLSQLPWEKPQRPEIILVDQNDRFLFTPLLYELLTGELQTWEIAPPYEELLVHTGVRFTQAAVDGINVEERQVQLHDGPEFAYDRLVLAMGGETPLDMAPGVTEYGLGFRTVADAYRLEERLRILEESDRDKIRVAIVGAGYSGVELACKLAERLGDRGRLRLIEMSDMILRTSTDFNRDAAHKALNDRSVWIDLETSVASIEPDAMSLLYKAQVDTIPVDLVLWTVGTRVAPVVRALSLKQSQRGQLTVTPTLQAIDHPEIFALGDLADCQDAEGQQVPNTAQAAFQQADYTAWNIWASLTGRPLLPFRYQHLGEMMTLGTDNATFTGLGIKLDGPLAYLTRRLAYLYRMPTLDHKLKVGLNWMAQPLLEMLSGNS